A window from Mangifera indica cultivar Alphonso chromosome 2, CATAS_Mindica_2.1, whole genome shotgun sequence encodes these proteins:
- the LOC123208297 gene encoding uncharacterized protein LOC123208297 isoform X2 encodes MKTFSLGSLSIPKLRNVHYRMMYWEDKMKLIEIEENNLNTTIQQARKKWVNFDLEKLTLSGRDIMSIWQGEFEENFDKVETLELIKDEHAYIPIYILTKFINLKELELKVSSYEEVFSYGEGEEHVGALAQLSVLQLHGLFNLKCIWKQDFQFKSILQNLHELMVASCHNLMTLLPCSSSFENLTTLTVTCCNGLQNLIASSTAKSLVSLEELEIEECAMMIEVLANVGDKEEDEIVFEKLKELTLVELKSLTCFYSGKCALNFPILKSLNVFKCFKMKTFSREILKMPRLQKVNKKVCIKDPDSVIQQLQNDCSEFCDRMAKEFEEEEEEVEAEAEEEEEVEEEEEEEEEEEESRIMRSVEDAEWPLLRSFPSSNSQICDEEASGMNDLDINQVSSGEEEDWNLTASMEDEEESNNV; translated from the exons ATGAAGACTTTCTCTTTAGGAAGTTTAAGCATACCAAAGTTACGCAATGTCCATTATAGGATGATGTATTGGGAAGATAAGATGAAGTTAATAGAGATTGAGGAGAATAACTTGaatacaactatacaacaaGCGAGGAAAAAATGg gttaACTTTGATTTGGAGAAATTGACATTAAGTGGAAGAGATATCATGTCAATTTGGCAAGGAGAGTTTGAAGAGAACTTTGACAAAGTAGAAACTCTTGAATTGATCAAGGATGAACATGCATATATTCCAATTTATATCCttacaaaatttatcaatcttaaAGAACTTGAATTGAAAGTGAGTTCATACGAAGAGGTATTCTCATATGGAGAAGGTGAGGAACATGTTGGAGCACTTGCACAATTAAGTGTTTTACAATTGCATggactttttaatttaaagtgtaTTTGGAAACAAGactttcaattcaaatcaattcttcaaaatcttcatgAATTGATGGTAGCATCTTGTCACAATTTGATGACTCTACTACCGTGTTCATcatcattcgaaaatctaacGACTTTGACAGTGACCTGCTGCAATGGATTGCAAAACTTAATTGCATCCTCAACAGCCAAAAGTCTAGTATCTTTAGAAGAGTTGGAAATAGAAGAGTGTGCAATGATGATAGAAGTATTAGCAAATGTAGGAGACAAAGaggaagatgaaattgtttttgagaaaCTTAAGGAGTTGACCTTGGTAGAATTAAAAAGTCTTACATGCTTCTATTCTGGGAAATGTGCCTtaaattttccaattttgaaaTCATTAAATGTGTTTAAGTGCTTTAAGATGAAGACTTTTTCtagagaaatattaaaaatgccACGGTTACAAAAAGTGAACAAGAAAGTTTGTATAAAAGACCCTGATTCAGTcatacaacaattacaaaatg ATTGTTCAGAGTTCTGTGATAGAATGGcaaaagaatttgaagaagaagaagaagaagtagaagcagaagcagaagaagaagaagaagtagaagaagaagaagaagaagaagaagaagaagaagaaagtagaaTAATGCGAAGCGTAGAGGATGCCGAATG GCCCCTACTTCGGTCTTTCCCATCCTCGAACTCTCAAATATG TGATGAAGAAGCAAGTGGAATGAATGATTTGGACATAAACCAAGTGTCGTCAGGAGAAGAAGAGGACTGGAACTTGACGGCGAgcatggaagatgaagaagaaagcaaCAATGTTTGA
- the LOC123208297 gene encoding uncharacterized protein LOC123208297 isoform X1, with translation MGQLTQLEVLDLSYCWELKVIAPNVISQLSQLEAFYIKSCFVKWKHEVLEELKFLSKLTILELDIEDINVLPIDFFSKELKRYNISIGQWWWFHFGNDQLECLRILQFKFNFTIYLEKLYEIKNVEALLLHDSSNEENDYEAAKIISQSNETEPLFNKKVNFDLEKLTLSGRDIMSIWQGEFEENFDKVETLELIKDEHAYIPIYILTKFINLKELELKVSSYEEVFSYGEGEEHVGALAQLSVLQLHGLFNLKCIWKQDFQFKSILQNLHELMVASCHNLMTLLPCSSSFENLTTLTVTCCNGLQNLIASSTAKSLVSLEELEIEECAMMIEVLANVGDKEEDEIVFEKLKELTLVELKSLTCFYSGKCALNFPILKSLNVFKCFKMKTFSREILKMPRLQKVNKKVCIKDPDSVIQQLQNDCSEFCDRMAKEFEEEEEEVEAEAEEEEEVEEEEEEEEEEEESRIMRSVEDAEWPLLRSFPSSNSQICDEEASGMNDLDINQVSSGEEEDWNLTASMEDEEESNNV, from the exons ATGGGTCAATTGACACAATTAGAGGTATTAGATTTGAGCTATTGTTGGGAGTTGAAAGTTATTGCTCCAAATGTGATATCCCAATTATCCCAATTGGAAGCATTTTATATAAAGTCATGTTTTGTTAAGTGGAAGCATGAAGTACTTGAGGAATTGAAGTTCTTGTCCAAGCTCACCATTTTAGAATTGGATATTGAAGATATCAATGTGTTGcctatagattttttttctaaagagcTTAAAAGGTACAACATATCAATTGGCCAATGGTGGTGGTTTCATTTTGGAAATGACCAACTTGAGTGTTTGAGGatattacaatttaaatttaattttaccatctacttagaaaaattatatgaaatcaAGAATGTTGAAGCTTTGCTGTTGCATGATTCTTCAAATGAAGAGAATGATTATGAGGCTGCAAAAATTATTTCACAATCCAATGAAACAGAACCactttttaacaaaaag gttaACTTTGATTTGGAGAAATTGACATTAAGTGGAAGAGATATCATGTCAATTTGGCAAGGAGAGTTTGAAGAGAACTTTGACAAAGTAGAAACTCTTGAATTGATCAAGGATGAACATGCATATATTCCAATTTATATCCttacaaaatttatcaatcttaaAGAACTTGAATTGAAAGTGAGTTCATACGAAGAGGTATTCTCATATGGAGAAGGTGAGGAACATGTTGGAGCACTTGCACAATTAAGTGTTTTACAATTGCATggactttttaatttaaagtgtaTTTGGAAACAAGactttcaattcaaatcaattcttcaaaatcttcatgAATTGATGGTAGCATCTTGTCACAATTTGATGACTCTACTACCGTGTTCATcatcattcgaaaatctaacGACTTTGACAGTGACCTGCTGCAATGGATTGCAAAACTTAATTGCATCCTCAACAGCCAAAAGTCTAGTATCTTTAGAAGAGTTGGAAATAGAAGAGTGTGCAATGATGATAGAAGTATTAGCAAATGTAGGAGACAAAGaggaagatgaaattgtttttgagaaaCTTAAGGAGTTGACCTTGGTAGAATTAAAAAGTCTTACATGCTTCTATTCTGGGAAATGTGCCTtaaattttccaattttgaaaTCATTAAATGTGTTTAAGTGCTTTAAGATGAAGACTTTTTCtagagaaatattaaaaatgccACGGTTACAAAAAGTGAACAAGAAAGTTTGTATAAAAGACCCTGATTCAGTcatacaacaattacaaaatg ATTGTTCAGAGTTCTGTGATAGAATGGcaaaagaatttgaagaagaagaagaagaagtagaagcagaagcagaagaagaagaagaagtagaagaagaagaagaagaagaagaagaagaagaagaaagtagaaTAATGCGAAGCGTAGAGGATGCCGAATG GCCCCTACTTCGGTCTTTCCCATCCTCGAACTCTCAAATATG TGATGAAGAAGCAAGTGGAATGAATGATTTGGACATAAACCAAGTGTCGTCAGGAGAAGAAGAGGACTGGAACTTGACGGCGAgcatggaagatgaagaagaaagcaaCAATGTTTGA